A single region of the Syntrophotaleaceae bacterium genome encodes:
- a CDS encoding MBL fold metallo-hydrolase, whose product MTFDSLKITILVDNNAGDGLLSEHGLALWIDTGERRILLDTGQGGCLLPNAERLGIDLTRTDALVISHGHYDHTGGMAGVLKIAPHVEVYCHPAVVVPRYGSDSGKPKPLGIQKECMRALDSLPVRRMHWVPDRRELYPGVELTGTVDRKTAFEDTGGRFYLDPELTRPDPIEDDMAVGIRTRGGVVVCVGCCHSGLINTLNKILSQSGGSRLRAIIGGFHLLNADHNRVKSTVRALETLSPELIVPCHCTGNQAVEALKNAFGDGVIPGSSGLTFEF is encoded by the coding sequence ATGACCTTCGACAGTCTGAAAATAACAATTCTTGTGGACAACAACGCCGGCGACGGTCTCTTGTCGGAACATGGATTGGCGCTATGGATCGACACCGGGGAGAGGCGCATTCTGCTCGATACGGGGCAGGGGGGGTGCCTTTTGCCCAACGCGGAGAGGCTGGGAATCGATCTGACCAGGACCGATGCCCTGGTCATCAGCCATGGGCATTACGATCATACCGGCGGCATGGCCGGGGTCCTGAAAATCGCTCCCCATGTGGAAGTTTATTGCCATCCGGCAGTTGTGGTTCCGCGCTATGGATCGGACTCAGGAAAGCCGAAACCCCTAGGAATCCAGAAAGAATGCATGCGGGCACTGGATAGCCTGCCTGTCCGAAGAATGCACTGGGTCCCGGACCGGAGGGAACTTTATCCCGGGGTCGAACTGACCGGCACTGTTGACAGGAAAACCGCATTCGAAGACACCGGGGGCCGTTTCTACCTGGATCCGGAACTCACCCGGCCCGATCCCATCGAAGACGACATGGCTGTAGGGATACGCACAAGGGGAGGGGTGGTCGTCTGTGTGGGGTGCTGCCACTCCGGTCTCATCAACACTCTGAATAAAATTCTGAGCCAAAGCGGCGGCTCGCGGCTCAGGGCGATCATCGGCGGTTTTCATCTCCTGAACGCTGACCACAATCGTGTCAAGAGTACCGTTCGGGCCCTTGAGACACTGTCTCCGGAACTGATCGTTCCCTGCCACTGTACCGGCAACCAGGCGGTAGAGGCACTGAAAAATGCCTTCGGGGATGGAGTGATCCCAGGATCTTCGGGTCTTACATTCGAATTCTGA